From Lycium ferocissimum isolate CSIRO_LF1 chromosome 12, AGI_CSIRO_Lferr_CH_V1, whole genome shotgun sequence, one genomic window encodes:
- the LOC132039965 gene encoding coatomer subunit zeta-1-like, which yields MAFPLHYGSCPVVKNILLLDSEGKRVAVKYYCDDWPTHSAKLAFEKSIFTKTQKTNARTEAEIAMFDNNIVVYKFVQDLHFFVTGGDDENELILATVLQGFYDAVTLLLRSNVEQREALENLDLILLCLDEIVDGGMILETDGSVIAGKVASHNMDDGSPISEQTISQALATAREHLTRSLLR from the exons ATGGCATTTCCTCTCCATTAC GGTTCTTGCCCTGTGGTAAAGAATATACTTCTTTTGGATTCCGAAGGAAAGCGTGTAGCAGTTAAATACTACTGTGATGACTGGCCAACACACAGCGCCAAGCTTGCTTTTGAGAAGTCTATTTTTACCAAGACTCAAAAGACAAATGCTCGAACTGAAG CGGAGATAGCAATGTTTGACAATAACATTGTTGTCTATAAGTTTGTGCAAGACCTTCACTTCTTTGTGACTGGAGgtgatgatgaaaatgaactAATTCTAGCCACTGTTCTCCAGGGCTTCTATGATGCAGTTACCCTTCTACTCAG GAGTAATGTTGAACAGAGGGAGGCCCTTGAAAACTTGGATTTGATTCTTCTGTGCCTTGATGAGATTGTGGATGGAGG GATGATTCTTGAAACAGATGGTAGTGTCATTGCTGGCAAAGTTGCCAGTCATAATATGGATGATGGGTCACCCATTTCCGAACAG ACAATCAGTCAAGCTTTGGCAACGGCTCGTGAGCATTTGACAAGATCACTTCTCAGATGA